The DNA segment GTTGCTTTGATAGTCTTTCAAAAACTGAATACgtgacaaaaccagaaaagagatAGGAAACAAGTTACTATTTTTACTATGCAGCGCTTCTGGATGGAAATATATCTTAATCTAGAGACAAAAAGCTATCATTTTATCTTAACAGGTATAAAATCTGAATCTTTATAAATGAGGTAGTTACTCCCATTCTTAGGGCCTCTTTGTAGTCAGATAAGTAGCTGGTAGACTACACAtagtaattaaaagaaaaaaaagacaactgagaacgttaaaataataaacttttCCAGAACAAGAATGCGGAAAGAATAGGTAAGGCCATAAACACCTCtggaaaagttaaaaagaacCAACCCCAGTCCTATTCAGGAGTGCAGGGCCTGATGGTGGCTTCTCGAGAAGTGGACGCTGCTTACAGCTTCTAGCATTGGCGTAACTGTGGGTAGATCTGACCAAGCCACGTTAGCCTGCATTTTGCAGCAGGATTTCCTTCCTTGTTCCCCTCACCTCCTGTCCTGTACTGTAGCACTGCCGCTCCGCTCCCTCTGGCCGTGGTGACAGAGCACCAGTAGGTGCCAGCGTCGGAGAGCTGCACGTCCTTTAACTCCAGAGAAGCATTGCCGCTGATCACCTGGTCTGCAAACACCGCCGTGCGGCCCTGAAATGATGCATCTTGCTCTTGCAAGTGGTCCTTCCCACCTTTAAACTCATGAACCAGCCCAGCTATTCCTGCCTTGGCCCAACGGATCTCTATGTTGCCCATCCGGATGTCAGGCTCAAAAGTACAGCCTAGGACACCACGCTGGCCAATGTTCCCTGGAGATGTCAGTGTAGTCACGCTAATGGAACGTTTTCCtgcaaggagaaaggaaggtgGTATGAGAAAGGTGAAGTGGTGAGTGCAGAGAAAGGCCAGACTGCCTGCAGCTGTCATGCATTGACCCCAAGCCTGACTGGTCACTGGAAACATCATGAGGGCACCAGTAGCAGCTACCAGTGCTACTAGCAAAGGTCAGCTCCTTTGGCTTATATACACCAAGATGAAGCACAGGAGCATTTCTTTAGCAGGAGGtgtgtttcaaaaaaaattccctCTTATCTGCTTGAGAATTTACATggtgttttcttgctttatgcatcagggatttttctctttgaagctgCCAGAAAAGTGTGGGGTTTGTGTCTTTCTTTAGTCAAGACCTCCCTTTATGCAATGTAAATGTGACTGCAAGGTGTAACGCAGGCAGAGAAATAAGAAGCTGCTCTTTCACTCATACTGGAAtccaaactgttttctttcatttaagaaaagttATTGTTTCCCTTCCTCAGGGACAAATCACTTCTAAAGTTGAATCCTAACCAGCAAGTTTGAGAATTAGCTCCTTCCCGAAACTGAGCTCTTTCCCATGCAGCCCTTTCTATAACTGTTCTCACGCAGCACGCCCTGAGGTGGCTGCATTTTGGCCAACACCAAAGCAACACAGTTTTGTTGTCTCTGAGGAAGCAGGGGAATATACGCcatcctggcagaggctgactGCAGTAAAAACCATCGTCTCCTCCCATCTGAGAGAAGGAGCCCAAGTATGTGCAGGATTTTCTGTGTGTGCAGGTTTAGGGCTCCAAGCCCAAGCGAATTTCAGCTAACACAGTGGTacatctccagcagcacaggctgtgctACGTTTATCCACCCCTGACCTTAGCTTGCTTTCTATGGAGCAACAGATAGAACTGCCCCACAGAGCAGGGTCTCATGTGCACAGCTGCCACTGCAGCCTGGTGCTGGCCTACTGGTAAGtttttgcagaaattaagaGCCAATATTGATTTTCTCAGCTGAGTGCCAACCGCTGGTGTCTGCTAACACACCCTGAGCGCCcatgagtgtgtgtgtgtgtgtaaatttCTGCGTTGTTCAAAACCTACAAGAGCTCACAAGGAGAGCACAAGTCCTTGTGATTTAATGCGATGGAGCCATAACTTGTTGAGAAAGCCAAGAACTGAAATTGCCAGTGCAGTCTTAATTCAACCATCTGCTATGCAGGCTATATAATGCCTTCATTAAAGGGTCATAGGTGGCCCTTCCACACAAGAGCACACTTCAGCCCATGCACAGGATGGAGACATGGAGGTCGAGGCAAGGCAGAAGTTTATCGCCCTGTTGGTAACAGCAAGAAATCTGAGCAGTCACATACCTGAGACACCAAACCCGATGATCAGGGCAATTGCCACAGCCAGGATAATAATGACCATAGTCATGctatttggagaaaaaagaaaggacaacaTTACCACATACCCCTCTTCCTTTCATACCCTACGCGCATGGTCCACATCTGCAGAGGCACCAGCAGAAAGGAAGTCTGAGGTGGGTAAGGTGCAGTCCTAGAGCAAAGTGGACTGGTGAAGCACATGACCTTAATGACCACAGTAGTGATGAGCTTTCAGGTGAGCACTCATCATCAAAGGTGAAGGACTATatggcaggaggagaggagataCAGGCTTTGCCTTTGGGAGGGGGCAGTGGGTCTCAGTGGAGAATTCTCTCTGCATTCTCTAGTGCGTAAGTGAGCTGGGCAGTCCCTAATGGCACTTGCAAGGGACTGGTTGCCCAGAGGTGTGAGCAGAACACCAAATCAGGCCTCTGATCCCGGGAGATACGTGGTACAAACCAGGCAGTGGGCAGGAGGGGGCTGGAAACCAGGCCAGATATGTGAGCTGGCTCGTTTGGGGATGCCTCGTGCGCAGATGGGTAAATAGCTAATGAGTgggaggctgaggagaaggCCACTTACCAAGCAATATAGGCAGAGCGGCCCAGCAGAGGAGGCAACAGGCAGCACAGCATGGAGCAGTACAGCTTGAGCCTTGCTGAGTCCAACccatctgcagcacagctccatcTCAGACAGACCCATAAGCATGGTCTGGTGCAGGCTCACAGCACAGTCAGTCGACCTGTCACGTGTGCTCCTGGGTGCATTGTCACACGGACTGGGGGTTGTGGCAGCGACCTCAGTTCCCCACTGGAACAAGCCCTGAAGCAGCTCCCCACAAAAACCCACAGGTACACCCTTGGGCAAGCAGCTCATACGCCATGCCTGATGGTTTGACAAGCTTTCTgggctcagcacagctcaggACTGCTGGAGGAGAAGCCCAGAGAGCCACAGGAGGTCCTCACAGGGgacttaatcatagaatcgtagaatgctTTAGGTTGGAATgaacctttacaggtcatctagtctaaTCCCCCTAcatgagcaaggacatctttaaccaggcccggttgctcagagccccacccaacctgaccttgaatgtttccagggctGGGGCCTCCACTACTTCACTaggcaaactgtgccagtgttATCACTACCCTCTTGTAAAAATTTCTTATCTCCAgtttaaatctaccctcccttagtttaaaactattattcCTTGTCCTGGTCATAACAGGCCCTGTTAAAAAGTCTGCccccagcttttctgaagcCCCCTTGAACTACtggaggctgctataagatcttctcggagccttctcttctccagactgaacaaccccaactctctcagcccgtctttgtatgggaggtgctctagccctcaGTTCATTTTCATGGCAGCCCTGGtcctgctccaacagttccatgtccttgtGCTGAGATCTCCAGAGTTGGACCCAGTactccaggtaaggtctcaGACTTTCCCCAAGCCTAGCAGGTGTATGGAGGAAGCCAACACTGCAGGAGGCACAGGCGCTGGCCACAGCCACCACACTAGCATCCAGGGCTGCCAGTCCAGggcttgttttgttcttttgtctACAATAACTCCTAAGCTGCCTCTTCCCATCTCAGGTCCCTCCCCAGGCAGGCCCAGGCTGCGAGATGTCATGGTCctcccacacacacaaaaataaccACTGTGCTTCAACTGCATTCTTGGACTTGCAGCACACCCTTTCCCAACACATCAGGCAGCCTTCTGCACGAGAGCCTGTCGGTGTCCATACAGCCACACTGCTCTTCCTGACATTAATGTGTGCCTGCATCAGTTACTTGCATGGTTATACCTGAATCACTGCAGATGCCAGAGTTATGGGGCTGATTTGAAGCTCTAGGGAGCTGCATCATGTGAACAAGCCCCtcctgcagggagcagcagggatgggaggaaaggaagatgagCTGAAAGAATggacagagaaagaggagatggagaagaggagacattGCAGGAGTCTTGCTTGCCCTCCCACTGCCTCCCTTCCATCCTCACCCGTAAAGCCAGCGGAAAGTTTTCTGAGGAAGCCCTGTCTGCAATGCCAACATGCTCAGAAGAAAGGATTGGAACTGTGTATTTCATCACAAGTGTGCCATAAGTCAATGTAAAGTTTCATATGAGTCCATATACACATTCACATCTGTACTGACCTCCCTGCCTAAATGCCCTCAGAGCTAGGAGCTGTCATGCCTTTAGTTTCCTACCCATTCTCAGCAGCTTTCACTCACAACCAGGGTGGGCAGCAGTTCTCTGCTGTGGTCACAGCTGACCCTGTTggggaggaaagcagcaggtATCCTCCATCCGTGGCCATCAGGCAGCCAAAGACCCATCACCGGCCACTGCATCCCCTGGAGGACTTATGGAATGGGGACTTTGTTGGCTCACACAGATCCTGCAGCGCAACGGCTCTCCGAGCAGAGACTTGTCATGTCCCATGGGGCTCAATCCTGAGTCACTTGAGGTTTTGGCCAGGTTCACCATGGGACAACCCTGAGCTTTCCTATTCCAGGGCATAACACTAAGCCTAGTGCTTATGCTGAATAATATCTACCTCCTTGAGGAGTTCCTCCGAAACTGATCCCAGACTGAGATAGCAGTGATAAACTCAGCCAAGATTGCCATGATCAGCCTCAGCTCTCACACCTGGGACACACAGGCTTAGACCCACAGCACATATGCCTGGAGCAAGCAGCAGCCATAACATCTCACAGTGGCTGTGACTCACTCTCAAGCCTCTAGATTAAAATCCTCCTTCTCAAGAGTGAGTAGGGAAGAAATTGCTGGGAGCCAAGAGATCCTGCCTGCAGGTTATGGAGGATTTCATAGGTAAATGCCATCAGGGCACAAGCAGCCAGAACACCCTCCTGTGCAGCCCCTGAATATTTCACGTGCCACCACACTTGCCCTCAGTCCTCAAAAGGATCCTCTGTCATGAACACAACTCTGCCCTAGAACCGTGCTCACAGACAAACACAAGCGAGCACTAACGCGCCAGTACCATTGCTTTTGTTCCCTGCTGACAGCACCTGCTCCCATAGCTGCAGAACCTTGCTAGCTTTGCATCCAGAGAGGTGCTTCCTACCTCTGGCTcgtggcagcagcagggctgatgAAAAAGCCTGCTCTGCTGTTATGGGGGTTGGCAGTTTTGGGTATATGGGTGCCACTGCCCACTTCAACACCTCTTGTTAGGGACAATGGGAAATCAGTCCCTTTGGAGATTCCTTCGCAGAAACTGTGAGATCCGAGAGTCACAAGGgcgttaaaaaaaaagctttcctgcaAGCCTCTCGTGTATTGAGTCATTCTGGAGTGCAGGAGGAAGCTGGCAACCCAGCCGCATGCTGATAGCAGCTGTGTTTTCCAACAGTCCTGTCCAGCAGTTCAAGCAAATGCCATTTTCTGTGCATCAGCACCTTTCGTACTTGCAGTGTTTCAGAGGCGTGGGAACAGGCTGACACAAACAGCTGGGACTGCACAAGTCAGAGTCCTGACGCTGCCCTCGGTTCCTGGTGGCTCTTTGGCAGCCTGTGGAATACTTCTCTGTGGCCCCATTGCTGATCAGCCAAATGGAGGTTTGCCTgcagctctgggcagcctgagtaCCACTGAGCACAGCCCAAGGACAGAGTCGCACAGCCCCACTGTGACAGGCAGCAAAGGCTTAATCCTCCGATCACTAGTTCCATGTGGACTAGGCTTTCCATTGGGAATGGGCTTAGAGGAGTGAGGatcaaaaaaaatggaagattaAGAGATTGAAAGTCCCCTGCCATCTTCCTTATGACAGAGTTtactgtgggaaaaaaaaaaccagcatggCAGGGGTTACCCAAAAGGAAGGGTTTTCTATTTCAATAAGTGGTTAATGATTGCAGAGCTCAACTTTTCTCCATGCTTCACTTTTACTTTTcgagttgttttggttttttttttcctgaaatcaaTAGAAACCTCCCACTGCTCCTCTAAAGCTTCCTGGAAAATTCACTCCTCGCTCTGGgctatttctgcattttgaaatcaGCCTCAAAGGCCAAGGCCTTGAAGAAGCCTGGTGTTCCCAGTAACCTGCAGCCAGCTGGCTGCACGCAGGCACGCGGGGCAGGCggagcagctggcagagccAAAGGATGGTTCTTAGAGCAGCAAGGGGTAGGCATTCGTTTTTTCACACCCATCTGTTACTGCATTTCCCTGACAGAAGCCATCTGGGCTGCCTTTTGAGAATAACAGAGCTGGTTGTTACATGTATTCCAGACCATGAGGAATATGATGCCCAGTGGATCTGTACACCGTGTTATACTATGTCTGCTGGCAATCTCGCTTTCGACAGTGAAAAGGTGCAGGTAATATTACTATTCAGTTTTTCCTTGATACTCCAGGTGAGAAAGCTGGAGCATGGCTTGTGTGAGAGGTCTCCTCTGTTCACACATGGACTGTCCTCCCTGCAGCTTGGCTGGGACAGATACTTGTAATGCTGAAAcctttttgacagaaaaaaatgcaagcaggGATGTTTCAAACATCTCACCGGAACCTCAAACTCCAGCCAGGCTGAAAGAGTCCATGCCTGGGATGAAGATGTGTGGCTTGTTGGTGGCTCTGTTAAAGCAGTCAGGGTTAGGTGCAAACATGGTCTATGTTTGTTGGAGGCTGAAACAAGTTTGCCAACTAATTTAGCCATCTGGCAAGGTTATTTTTCAACTAATCAGGAGATAAGGATATGAGGTAGATATTTTTATGCAGTTCTCCATGatacttctttttctggttGTAACTTGGCTTGTAGTTCACCAGGGCTTGGTCAATGGCTCCAAAGGAAACAAACTCATTGAAACAAAAGGCACAAACCACCTTGCAATCTTCCCAGATTTTGCTCCTGACCCACACAGCAAGGAAACATGCTGTAGAACAGCTCTTGCCTTTCTGTGCACAGCACGTCAATGTGATGGAGACATAAGCAACTGTCTGAGGGCCAGCAAAAGGAATGTAGGGCTTTCCTCAAGCCACTGCTACCCCAGGCTACAACAGCAGGAACACAGAGCCTTTCTTAAGCCATTGATACCCCAACCTACCACAGCTTTCAAATCTGAGATAATGTATTCCAGCCATGTACAGCTTTTAGGACACACATCCTCATCCTGGCTACAGTTGATGACCTGCACGTGGGTGTCTGGCAGCTACATGGCCTTACAGATTGCATAAAATAAGCTGTACCAGTATACAAGTAGCCTGGATGAGTGCAGTATAGAATTGAGCTGCAAAGAACTGCTGTCTTGACAGCTCCTGGCAGCAGGGTGACACAGCTGAGGCATCTGGAAAACGCaattccctccctcctctctcccaaaGCAGATGCAGATAATACCATACCTCCAGAAAACGACTTGGCCTTGGGATGCCATGGTCACGGCACTATGAAGACAAGCCAGACACCAGGTTCCCAAAGGTTCCACGCTGTTCAGCACAGCCTTGTCCTTCACATGGTTCTACCTGGCTGTCCTGCTTAAATAACTGAACTGGGCTAAGGAGTGGTGAGCCCAAACAGTGAACTGTGAGGAATGAGGAAGCAGGGAGCCTCTCGGCTCCCCCCACCAGGACAGTCAAAAGCAGAGAGGCCTGATTAATCACTGGGGCAACAGGAGACTTTAAAGATGtctaatttaaaacaaaaaataacacagtTTATGTTTTGGTATCCAGCTAATCCTGGGGTCAGAGTGCAGAGGTCTCCCCTGTAGAGCCACAGCTCACTCATCACTGGTGTGTTGCACTATATCCAGGACTAGCTCAGGTCTCTTTGCTAAAATCTCCAATTATGTTGGCACTGGGCAGAGACGTCCCATCTGCCAGTCCCCTACTCAGC comes from the Cuculus canorus isolate bCucCan1 chromosome 1, bCucCan1.pri, whole genome shotgun sequence genome and includes:
- the VTCN1 gene encoding V-set domain-containing T-cell activation inhibitor 1 isoform X3; translation: MASQGQVVFWSMTMVIIILAVAIALIIGFGVSGKRSISVTTLTSPGNIGQRGVLGCTFEPDIRMGNIEIRWAKAGIAGLVHEFKGGKDHLQEQDASFQGRTAVFADQVISGNASLELKDVQLSDAGTYWCSVTTARGSGAAVLQYRTGAFTIPKVHVENHSSRDTLQCEAPRWFPRPSVHWMACSDSGEYLPHVANTSYELNAENITLKVVSFLHNITANATYTCVIENNIAKATGNIKVTDFSITRGTNLQLMNPNAETASSSLPSFPWMLLLLLCLLSI
- the VTCN1 gene encoding V-set domain-containing T-cell activation inhibitor 1 isoform X4; amino-acid sequence: MASQGQVVFWSMTMVIIILAVAIALIIGFGVSGKRSISVTTLTSPGNIGQRGVLGCTFEPDIRMGNIEIRWAKAGIAGLVHEFKGGKDHLQEQDASFQGRTAVFADQVISGNASLELKDVQLSDAGTYWCSVTTARGSGAAVLQYRTGAFTIPKVHVENHSSRDTLQCEAPRWFPRPSVHWMACSDSGEYLPHVANTSYELNAENITLKVVSFLHNITANATYTCVIENNIAKATGNIKVTASHCSSATDFSITRGTNLQLMNPNAETASSSLPSFPWMLLLLLCLLSI
- the VTCN1 gene encoding V-set domain-containing T-cell activation inhibitor 1 isoform X1 encodes the protein MLCCLLPPLLGRSAYIACMTMVIIILAVAIALIIGFGVSGKRSISVTTLTSPGNIGQRGVLGCTFEPDIRMGNIEIRWAKAGIAGLVHEFKGGKDHLQEQDASFQGRTAVFADQVISGNASLELKDVQLSDAGTYWCSVTTARGSGAAVLQYRTGAFTIPKVHVENHSSRDTLQCEAPRWFPRPSVHWMACSDSGEYLPHVANTSYELNAENITLKVVSFLHNITANATYTCVIENNIAKATGNIKVTDFSITRGTNLQLMNPNAETASSSLPSFPWMLLLLLCLLSI
- the VTCN1 gene encoding V-set domain-containing T-cell activation inhibitor 1 isoform X2; protein product: MMFPVTSQAWGQCMTAAGSLAFLCTHHFTFLIPPSFLLAGKRSISVTTLTSPGNIGQRGVLGCTFEPDIRMGNIEIRWAKAGIAGLVHEFKGGKDHLQEQDASFQGRTAVFADQVISGNASLELKDVQLSDAGTYWCSVTTARGSGAAVLQYRTGAFTIPKVHVENHSSRDTLQCEAPRWFPRPSVHWMACSDSGEYLPHVANTSYELNAENITLKVVSFLHNITANATYTCVIENNIAKATGNIKVTDFSITRGTNLQLMNPNAETASSSLPSFPWMLLLLLCLLSI